The Camelina sativa cultivar DH55 chromosome 18, Cs, whole genome shotgun sequence DNA window CTGACATACTAGCCGGAAGCTACGATTTCACCAAAGATCAACGTAAAAGAAAGTTTTTCCGGCGACATCCACGTGAGTTTCCCAAACATTTCCATTAACCAATTTTTTGTAACTGTAATTTAACCAATTTATTTCGTTGTTGCAGTGTCTAAAGAAGATATGGAGAAGCTGAAACAAGCATTGAAAACGTTATCTGAATCAGAAAAACAGTTGAGAGTATCGAACGATAAACTAACGTGGCTCACTGCTGCATTGCTTCAGCTAGCTCCTGATAAACAGTACTTGCTTCCTCATAGTTCTTCCGCTGATACTAGCTTTAACCATACTCCAGTAACGGATTCGGATCCTTCAAACGGCGTTGTAGCTAGAACAAGAAGAGATGGTAGTAGTAAGCAAGATTTGAGTTGCATAAAACGACCTTCGGTTGAGGATATTTGGTTAACGGTTATTGAAAACGTTCGAGTTAATGGTTTAAAAGAGTTTCTTTATAAAGAAGGAAAGATCTTTTCGATTAGTATCGGCTCAGGTAATACAAAAGCATTGATCATATGTttggaaaaaggtttttaaaaacgtttatGTCGATGATACTAACTTCTTTATATCCCGCAGCTCCTACGGTGCAGTTAATATTTATGTCGCCAATAGCGAAATCAACGGCTGAGAATTTCAAAGATCacattttgagagcttttgagGCGGTTCTTGGATCTCCAGTCACGTTAGAGTTCAGAACCGAGTCAAAGAAAGACATGAAAAACGTTGGTTTAAGCAATGGTGAGAGATACCACGAAAGCGGAAGAAGAAGCGAGATCATAGAAGTAGCTGAATCTGAGTCTCCAATGACTAGAGTTAGAAGGAAACACTTGGAAGCGAGTCAAAACCAGAATCAGAACCAGAGCATTGTGAAAGGAAAAGTTTCGTTGGCTCAAGTGATCAAACAAGctgaaggaaacacttggtctAAACACAAAGCCGTGTTGATTGCAAATAAGCTTGAACAAGAGAATTTGTAAGATTATTTACAAAAACTTTTGTTCCTtctgtttaaatatatttgtttgattaattCATTGATTTTACAGGAGACTTGAACCGAGATCAAGAAGCTTGATTTGTTGGAAAGTGTCAAGAAACACTCGTCGTAAGgtaaaaagattaaattttatcttcaagtttgattataatttctaattgaaaattttgaaattgtgaaTTTGTAGCTATCGAGATTGAAGATAAGAACAAGAAGGATACGGTTACATTCTTTGTTGAAGCTTGTCTCTTGTGGGAAAAGTCTATCAACGAGATCTCCTCCTAGATGataggttttaattttatttttttttgcttcttcttctttagttttctttgaTCATAATGTAATCTTTTTAGCTATATCATTTTCTTGAATCTTTATTCGCATTTtgcatcatttaaaaaaaaaaaaatcaaatggtGGTCAGATTAGATCTAGTACAAACTCCAAACCAGTGGTTTCATTGATCTCTTCATTGTTTGTTTACACCAAACCTCAGTTTAGGAAAATGATAAAGTGGCCTTTTTAATCAAGTTGTGGTCACGTAATGATTAGCTATTATATtcatggtttggtttggtttggtgtaAATCATTTTTGATCGTCTACTAAAAcagatataaatatttagtgTAAGTATTATTAACATCAAATCCGATGTCGTCCAGCGGTTAGGATATCTGGCTTTCACCCaggagacccgggttcgattcccggcatcggagcttttttattttctttttaaaacttatatttggagattttttttttttgtttgtgttcattCATATGCTACAGAACAAAACCGACCAGCTCTgtaaattataactgaaaaaaatatgaatgcaAAAACCAGTTCAGAATACGCATAACGCATCTATGTTTACTCCTGTCTCTCAACACAATAGAGAGATTTGGGTTTCACAGAAACAGAGTAATAATAATGAACAGAAGAAATACATtaggaaacaacaacaacaactatgttacaaattttacaaaaaaaactcaggtcatatatatatatatatatatatatcaagttttCTTTGTAATGTTGTTATTTACATTACCTGAATTCCACCAAAACGTCCTTTGATTCCCAATCTTATTATCACCATTATCATTATCAACATCTTTTCTCTCTGACTGAACTTCCTGTTGCTCTGTTGATCCCGGATTCTCTGTCAAGCATTGTTCCCAAAAGTCATCGTTAACCCCTGCTTTTGGAGCAGCAACAGCCACAGTAACGGTAACAGGCGGCTCTAAGTTCATATCAATCTTTGATGATTTAGGTCGTGTATCACCCATACTTAGACTCGACTCAGCCGCATCAAGATCCATACTTGATGACGACTGTACACCGCTCTTCTCGTATGATTCTGATACAAGATTCTCCCAAAACGTTAAAGAAGATTCCAAGTTCTCGACCTGCTCTACGTGTGACCTGCTCGAAGGAAGAGAACTCTCCggtactcttctttttcttatctcgTGGTTTTCGAGGTTTAGAGAAAGTCCTGGTTTCCCCAAAACCTGTGATACATATGCAACTATTGATTTCTGATGTTGCTCCATTTGCTGTAACCGATCTTTCAGTGTCGTTACTTGCATCTCAAAGTCTTTACGTTCTTGCTCTTGGCTCTGTAACTCCACTAGAAGGCCTTCTTTCTCCCTTTTTAGTCTTTCGATCTGATCCTCCATGCTTCGTCTTTCTGATTCCGTTAACGGATTTTGCGTTTGTAAATTCACTAACGAGTGGCTATGAACTGGTTTTCGTCTATGAATGTTCTTCATTAGGTAAGGTCGACCTCTCACAAAGTCATCATTCGAGAACTCCCACTT harbors:
- the LOC104760336 gene encoding heat stress transcription factor A-4c-like — translated: MDESSHGGSSSLPPFLTKTYEMVDDDSSDSVVSWSENNKSFIVKNPAEFSRDLLPRFFKHKNFSSFIRQLNTYGFRKVDPEKWEFSNDDFVRGRPYLMKNIHRRKPVHSHSLVNLQTQNPLTESERRSMEDQIERLKREKEGLLVELQSQEQERKDFEMQVTTLKDRLQQMEQHQKSIVAYVSQVLGKPGLSLNLENHEIRKRRVPESSLPSSRSHVEQVENLESSLTFWENLVSESYEKSGVQSSSSMDLDAAESSLSMGDTRPKSSKIDMNLEPPVTVTVAVAAPKAGVNDDFWEQCLTENPGSTEQQEVQSERKDVDNDNGDNKIGNQRTFWWNSGNVNNNITKKT